Proteins co-encoded in one Malus sylvestris chromosome 9, drMalSylv7.2, whole genome shotgun sequence genomic window:
- the LOC126583525 gene encoding PWWP domain-containing protein 3-like, which translates to MGMLGTRSTTSLEEDLGSAPEPDKHEVPEEKTIGEVVTDSGGSGRGSSGGGRSFGNLSVDVSDAEEGLVKPRGKGRVEKLESGSSNEKKAVRGGAEVDHGENGGGVGENGSSLDGIGEGPDGTEIIETGTDVNGGFEENGSCLDGTGEDPNEKTDEISEDMDDEGHEFLVGDFVWGKIKSHPWWPAQICDPSDASEYALKLKAKDRLLVAYFGDGTFAWCNSLQLKPFEENFREMSGQSSSKAFVNAVQQAVDEVGRIVMLKMSCGCVKEKFLSEVGRPLAVNAGVKEGVLVPEGRVGKLLDRLCEPAELLAELKHVAEVMSTSSELQPNALKSWLSAFYCSKGGYHLPVFVEAQPVPGLEDDWRAVDVPLQGPFEDWLSSPRKSGQTDQPLHENSAQGLENRQYQRRKQKSIADLMGEYDDIQVETKEGATSEKAGVSSGRKKRKVGENHGESNLTSESRKRRAKLSKTPMSTQMKKLSCVENGSSGRKEETKKGALTRSRKKAEGTGIESNGGETKEEAGDSPILRSGGSQTDMKDQIDHAFSTRERKRSKYLSPPFINLSTGKRSLDMEVESLKVYNENLVGSPKMLNPCMETLQKKDSTELGLGNEISGGSSSKKPSADDKKSIDQMKANVSNRNVLSGVRSAAVNPSSPIKKKSFEIVKDFLSIFRDSIYRSGSYYDIYKKKQPDKKRKKLESEPGSLGKDRNQTAENLPETESGKKRIKKSSETKSAKSTQKQATETPGSEPGSKRKSKHASGTPDLKKRRRKTDEIASPASLFVTFGPGSNLPTKADLIKIYSKFGELNETETEMFYTNFCARVSFARLADAQEAFNHSQNDSPFGASNVNFRLHNLAAASKVRELSEISNSAPAKKSRGKTKTQALASQAPAAAGEASQIDLIKQKLEKMTSMLDDSNGQVSDVTKSKLESEIKELLGTVSTMV; encoded by the coding sequence ATGGGGATGTTAGGGACGCGATCTACTACATCCCTGGAGGAGGATTTGGGTTCTGCACCTGAACCGGATAAGCATGAAGTTCCGGAGGAGAAGACGATCGGGGAAGTTGTGACCGACTCGGGAGGGTCCGGTCGGGGAAGTTCCGGCGGTGGAAGGAGTTTTGGGAACCTGAGTGTTGATGTCTCGGATGCTGAGGAGGGCTTGGTGAAGCCgagagggaaagggagagtTGAGAAGTTGGAGTCTGGTTCGAGTAACGAGAAGAAGGCGGTGAGAGGCGGTGCTGAGGTTGATCATGGTGAGAACGGAGGAGGGGTTGGAGAAAATGGGAGTTCTTTGGATGGAATTGGAGAAGGCCCGGATGGGACTGAGATTATTGAGACCGGGACCGATGTGAACGGAGGGTTTGAAGAGAATGGGAGCTGTTTGGATGGGACTGGAGAAGACCCGAATGAGAAAACTGATGAGATTAGTGAGGACATGGATGATGAGGGACATGAGTTTCTTGTTGGTGATTTTGTGTGGGGAAAGATTAAGAGCCATCCGTGGTGGCCTGCACAAATTTGTGATCCTTCGGACGCTTCGGAGTATGCCCTGAAATTGAAGGCCAAAGACAGACTCCTGGTGGCGTATTTTGGGGACGGAACATTTGCTTGGTGCAATTCATTGCAGCTGAAACCGTTTGAGGAGAACTTTAGGGAGATGTCGGGGCAGAGTAGCTCGAAGGCGTTTGTTAATGCTGTGCAGCAGGCTGTGGATGAGGTTGGAAGGATTgtgatgttgaagatgagttgTGGTTGTGTAAAGGAAAAGTTCCTGAGTGAGGTTGGTCGGCCGTTGGCAGTAAATGCCGGAGTTAAGGAAGGAGTTCTTGTGCCAGAAGGCAGGGTTGGGAAGCTTTTGGATCGTCTGTGTGAGCCGGCAGAGCTTCTTGCTGAGTTGAAACATGTTGCAGAAGTTATGTCCACGTCTAGTGAGCTTCAGCCGAATGCTTTGAAGAGTTGGTTGTCGGCATTTTATTGTTCAAAAGGGGGCTATCATTTGCCTGTTTTCGTCGAAGCGCAGCCAGTTCCTGGTCTTGAGGATGATTGGAGGGCGGTGGATGTCCCGCTCCAAGGGCCATTTGAAGACTGGCTTTCTTCTCCCAGAAAATCAGGTCAAACTGATCAACCTTTACATGAAAATTCAGCTCAAGGTTTAGAGAATAGGCAATACCAAAGAAGGAAGCAGAAGAGCATTGCTGATCTAATGGGAGAGTATGATGATATTCAGGTGGAAACAAAGGAAGGAGCAACATCAGAGAAAGCAGGGGTATCATCTGGGCGGAAGAAGCGGAAAGTTGGCGAGAATCATGGTGAGAGTAATTTGACTTCTGAATCCAGAAAGAGAAGGGCCAAGCTTTCAAAGACACCAATGAGCACGCAGATGAAAAAACTATCATGTGTTGAAAATGGTTCTAGTGGCCGTAAGGAAGAAACTAAGAAGGGTGCCTTAACAAGGAGCAGGAAGAAGGCTGAAGGTACTGGAATTGAAAGCAATGGTGGCGAGACCAAAGAAGAAGCTGGTGATAGTCCAATTTTGCGCAGTGGCGGTTCACAAACTGACATGAAAGACCAAATTGATCACGCCTTTTCCACGAGAGAGAGGAAAAGGAGCAAGTACTTGTCCCCTCCCTTCATAAATCTAAGCACTGGAAAAAGGAGTCTAGACATGGAAGTAGAATCTCTGAAAGTTTATAATGAGAACCTTGTTGGGTCGCCGAAGATGCTGAATCCTTGCATGGAGACGTTACAGAAGAAAGACTCTACAGAACTTGGTCTTGGGAATGAGATATCTGGTGGCTCGAGTTCGAAAAAACCATCAGCAGATGACAAGAAGAGCATTGATCAGATGAAAGCTAATGTATCTAATCGTAACGTGCTATCTGGAGTCCGCTCTGCAGCTGTTAATCCATCATCtccaataaaaaagaaatcCTTTGAGATTGTTAAGGATTTTCTGTCCATATTCAGAGACTCGATTTATCGCAGTGGATCCTACTACGACATATACAAGAAGAAGCAACCTGataagaagagaaagaagttaGAATCTGAACCTGGCTCATTGGGGAAAGACCGAAATCAGACTGCAGAAAACCTGCCCGAAACTGAATCTGGGAAGAAGAGAATCAAGAAGAGCAGTGAGACAAAGTCTGCTAAGTCTACACAAAAGCAAGCTACTGAGACACCAGGTTCAGAGCCTGGTAGTAAGCGAAAATCAAAGCATGCTTCTGGAACTCCGGATTTGAAGAAAAGGCGTAGGAAGACTGACGAAATAGCTTCACCTGCATCCCTTTTTGTGACATTTGGCCCTGGATCCAATCTCCCCACAAAAGCTGATCTTATCAAGATTTATAGTAAGTTCGGAGAGCTGAACGAAACAGAAACTGAGATGTTCTACACCAATTTCTGCGCTCGTGTTTCCTTTGCAAGGCTAGCTGATGCACAAGAAGCCTTCAACCATTCGCAAAACGACAGTCCGTTTGGAGCTTCCAACGTCAATTTCCGGCTTCATAATCTGGCAGCTGCTTCGAAGGTTCGTGAACTGAGTGAAATATCCAATTCTGCTCCCGCTAAGAAGTCCAGGGGCAAGACCAAAACCCAGGCATTAGCTTCACAGGCACCCGCTGCTGCTGGTGAGGCGTCGCAGATCGACTTAATCAAGCAGAAACTGGAGAAGATGACCTCAATGCTGGATGATTCAAATGGCCAAGTGTCGGATGTCACGAAATCGAAACTGGAGAGCGAGATAAAAGAGCTGTTGGGGACGGTAAGCACGATGGTCTAA
- the LOC126583526 gene encoding universal stress protein A-like protein, with product MANEPTRIMLGVNESTIKGYPHPSISSRKAFEWTLQKIVRSNTSGFKLQFLHVQVPDEDGFDDMDSVYASPEDFKNLKNRDRARGLHLLEFFVDRCHAIGVACEAWIKRGDAKEVICREVKRVQPDLLVVGCRGLGPFQRVFVGTVSEFCVKHAECPVITIKRSAEETPQDPVDD from the exons ATGGCGAATGAGCCAACTCGGATAATGCTGGGAGTGAACGAGTCGACCATCAAGGGCTACCCGCACCCCTCGATCAGCAGCAGGAAGGCGTTCGAGTGGACGCTCCAGAAGATCGTGCGCTCCAACACCAGTGGCTTCAAGCTCCAGTTCCTTCACGTTCAAGTCCCCGACGAAGACG GTTTTGACGACATGGACAGTGTGTATGCATCGCCGGAGGATTTTAAAAACTTGAAGAACAGAGACCGAGCTAGAGGGCTTCATCTGCTGGAGTTCTTTGTTGACAGATGTCATGCAATCGGG GTTGCTTGTGAAGCATGGATCAAAAGAGGGGATGCCAAGGAAGTAATCTGCCGCGAGGTGAAGCGTGTGCAGCCAGACCTTCTGGTGGTGGGCTGTCGGGGTCTTGGTCCTTTCCAGAG GGTTTTTGTTGGGACCGTGAGCGAGTTTTGCGTGAAGCATGCTGAGTGTCCCGTCATCACAATCAAGCGCAGTGCAGAGGAAACACCCCAGGATCCTGTCGATGACTGA